The following proteins are co-located in the Brachybacterium sacelli genome:
- a CDS encoding sugar phosphate isomerase/epimerase family protein — translation MVKILLDPSMYHPQLSVAGELHKARELGFEHLELSPRADFHEWHHYPKVDRHQIAEVKQAMKDTGVSIGAFNPVFDWAAPEEQERQAQVRNWKRLLELADALEVPLIATEFSGDPNRALASEHQFYRSMEELVPVFEKYDLQCTIEAHPYDFVEENDQAVQIIRGVDRDWLNYEFCFPHAYHLGRGARDVREMMDYAGDRLQHLHVADVFDHTANVGNRYIMNPPGVDARIHQHNEIGNGEIDWDDAFSYLREREYDGTVTVCVFGWEEEADAINVRMRERILAELGGR, via the coding sequence ATGGTGAAGATCCTGCTGGACCCGAGCATGTACCACCCGCAGCTCTCGGTCGCAGGCGAGCTGCACAAGGCCCGCGAGCTGGGCTTCGAGCACCTCGAGCTGTCGCCCCGCGCGGACTTCCACGAGTGGCACCACTACCCCAAGGTGGATCGTCACCAGATCGCCGAGGTGAAGCAGGCGATGAAGGACACCGGGGTGAGCATCGGGGCGTTCAACCCCGTGTTCGACTGGGCCGCACCCGAGGAGCAGGAGCGCCAGGCGCAGGTGCGCAACTGGAAGCGACTGCTGGAGCTCGCCGACGCCCTCGAGGTGCCGCTGATCGCCACCGAGTTCTCCGGGGACCCGAACCGGGCGCTCGCCTCCGAGCACCAGTTCTACAGGTCCATGGAGGAGTTGGTCCCGGTCTTCGAGAAGTACGACCTGCAGTGCACGATCGAGGCCCACCCCTACGACTTCGTCGAGGAGAACGACCAGGCCGTGCAGATCATCCGCGGGGTGGACCGGGACTGGCTGAACTACGAGTTCTGCTTCCCCCACGCCTATCACCTGGGCCGCGGCGCCCGGGATGTGCGGGAGATGATGGATTACGCGGGCGACCGCCTGCAGCACCTGCACGTCGCGGACGTCTTCGACCACACCGCGAACGTCGGCAACCGCTACATCATGAACCCGCCCGGGGTGGATGCCCGCATCCACCAGCACAACGAGATCGGCAACGGCGAGATCGACTGGGACGACGCGTTCAGCTACCTGCGCGAGCGCGAGTACGACGGCACGGTGACGGTGTGCGTGTTCGGCTGGGAGGAAGAGGCCGATGCGATCAACGTGCGCATGCGCGAGCGGATCCTCGCCGAGCTCGGTGGGCGGTGA
- a CDS encoding TIM barrel protein has protein sequence MTIDRSRNPEPPFDNLTIGVCPDQWGVWFPQDEQQIPWRTALGEMAEAGFSVMETGPWGYFPQDAKQLQSVMDEHGFRVVAGTGWGILHQEEAWAETERTFRAIAETHAAVGAEYMVHLPPLYRDDKTWEFTDQRELTGTAWRRYVENANRLGELLKRDYGLTMVLHPHGDSHIETPEEIARIFEATDPELVSFCLDTGHIVYGGGDPLLMIDEYPERIGYVHIKAFDPELTREAHEKDWPFGEAVAKGASVCPPKGLPDMKDLVTKLAAMDKELYVICEQDLYPCDPALPLPNAIATREFLAECGLGQK, from the coding sequence ATGACGATCGACCGTTCCCGCAATCCCGAGCCGCCGTTCGACAACCTCACGATCGGCGTCTGCCCGGATCAGTGGGGGGTGTGGTTCCCCCAGGACGAGCAGCAGATCCCCTGGCGCACGGCACTCGGGGAGATGGCCGAGGCCGGCTTCTCCGTCATGGAGACGGGTCCGTGGGGGTACTTCCCGCAGGACGCGAAGCAGCTGCAGTCCGTGATGGACGAGCACGGCTTCCGCGTCGTCGCCGGCACCGGCTGGGGCATCCTGCACCAGGAGGAGGCCTGGGCGGAGACCGAGCGGACCTTCCGCGCGATCGCCGAGACCCATGCCGCCGTCGGGGCCGAGTACATGGTGCACCTGCCGCCGCTGTACCGCGATGACAAGACCTGGGAGTTCACCGACCAGCGGGAGCTGACCGGCACGGCGTGGCGCCGGTACGTCGAGAACGCCAACCGCCTGGGTGAGCTGCTCAAGCGGGACTACGGACTGACGATGGTGCTGCACCCCCACGGCGACAGCCACATCGAGACGCCGGAGGAGATCGCCCGGATCTTCGAGGCGACCGACCCGGAGCTGGTGAGCTTCTGCCTGGACACGGGCCACATCGTCTACGGCGGCGGCGACCCCCTGCTGATGATCGACGAGTACCCCGAGCGCATCGGCTACGTGCACATCAAGGCCTTCGATCCGGAGCTCACCCGTGAGGCCCACGAGAAGGACTGGCCCTTCGGGGAGGCGGTCGCCAAGGGTGCCTCCGTGTGCCCGCCGAAGGGACTGCCAGACATGAAGGACCTGGTCACGAAGCTCGCTGCGATGGACAAGGAGCTCTACGTGATCTGCGAGCAGGACCTCTACCCCTGCGATCCGGCGCTGCCGCTGCCGAACGCCATCGCCACCCGCGAGTTCCTGGCCGAGTGCGGCCTCGGCCAGAAGTGA